In Juglans regia cultivar Chandler chromosome 5, Walnut 2.0, whole genome shotgun sequence, the following are encoded in one genomic region:
- the LOC108986889 gene encoding probable disease resistance protein At4g27220, whose product MEKLKEHLQKLRDRRVAVEQSINAAELNQQVTSHEVKSWLTKVEKIISALENDKTNRKCLNGWCPNPKARYSSSRKAKNKAQDIGELLQEGRNYGGVYIDAPPPETGSSSSTEDVKHFKSRTSILNEVLIALRDDKINIIAICGMAGVGKTEMAKEIGRRAKVDHLFDKVVIAEVSQSPNLRVIQSEIAENLGLKFYQESLAGRANALNSIITKTKNVLVILDDIWEPLDLVKVGIPYGDKHKSCKILITSRSEETCNQMKTQIIFPIKPLSEVDAWNLFKRTAGDCIQNGGPFQIAKDVLKECGGLPVAIVIIGNALANKSKEEWTAVLQQLRRSGLENIPVYSKVYSSIKSSYDYLESKEARSCFLLCCLFPEDHNIPIEDLVRYGVGRNLFANIDTIEEARREVHQMVRNLRRSNLLLDGEDEEHVKMHVVVRDVAISIASKDEHCFLVRCDYKMEEWPQNERYEHYAAISLVSKELERHLDGLECPKLELLHMSLSLERPQTFPTNLFSGMKELKILSLHCISSLSLPLSIRVLQNLRVLKLENCSLKDVSAIESLLKLKILSFRGSYIKELPREIQNLSWLKLLDLSECWDLQRIPPGVFSSLSRLEELYMEQSFPCWESPEENGNKINADLFSSQHMMVLDICIPIRLLQKGLYLRNFRIYASERLDRLFELYIKSSMHWKSRYLFENTLALECKASDIAKSPRILLMLQKAEILCLIEIRDLKNNLFELGFQSFPRLKFLEVSKCNMRYLIDVKSDQTRPHAAFPLLESLVLRWTDKLVKICHDRDVLGNLRYLNLYGCTSLKNAFPLSIARDLIQLQRLIIEHCYAMEEIFSGEEKDKKEVPKMIVFPKLYHVELNFLTSLIAFCKGNDPVSEVLESSNVDAQKPSSNQEIENILEVGEEEDAVEIIVFPKFWSFKWPSMHEIYLYECPNLITFGPEIGSTAKPKKINVGLDSKRQDHTGTTSSVKNAPGFLDRCLDCVLCRKKLQGSSSLGGNEPEFQGQILHPPVNKEVDPNGNDRDIQTEIRSLIPSSLINSMQNLQLLEAVKCNSLEAIFELEGLNLEKSSAFIACNNLRELKLRTLPKLKHIWKDGPQEITGFHELRLLVVSECHNLKYLFSPSIAKLLVELEEIEVQECNEMEAILAKARENEKSEVTFPNVHTLSLVRLRKLECFCVEANAFKWPSLTKVKVVGCDKLKMFVPRKVETPPELVRVNTDLRELKFQYMVGDLNDAIREMMIKCEGRSLQSRPADWVTIVTFCHLQGIQS is encoded by the exons ATGGAGAAACTCAAAGAGCATTTGCAGAAACTACGTGATAGGAGAGTTGCGGTAGAACAATCCATCAATGCGGCTGAATTGAATCAACAAGTAACCTCTCATGAGGTTAAAAGCTGGCTTACAAAGGTGGAAAAGATCATTAGTGCtctggaaaatgataaaactaATAGGAAATGCTTGAATGGGTGGTGTCCAAATCCGAAGGCACGATATTCCTCAAGTAGGAAAGCTAAAAACAAAGCGCAAGACATTGGTGAGCTTCTACAAGAAGGTAGAAACTATGGTGGGGTGTACATTGATGCTCCTCCACCGGAAACAGGATCATCATCATCCACTGAAGATGTCAAGCATTTTAAATCGAGAACATCAATTCTGAATGAAGTTTTGATTGCTCTAAGGGATGACAAGATCAACATCATTGCAATATGTGGTATGGCTGGGGTCGGAAAGACAGAAATGGCCAAAGAGATAGGGAGAAGAGCGAAAGTTGATCATTTATTTGATAAAGTCGTGATTGCAGAGGTGTCTCAAAGTCCAAATTTGAGAGTGATTCAATCGGAAATTGCAGAAAATCTAGGTCTGAAATTCTATCAAGAGAGTTTGGCTGGAAGAGCAAATGCACTAAATTCAATAATAACGAAGACCAAGAATGTCCTTGTAATATTAGATGATATTTGGGAACCACTTGATCTAGTGAAAGTTGGAATTCCTTATGGAGATAAACATAAGAGCTGCAAAATCTTGATTACATCACGAAGTGAAGAAACCTGTAATCAAATGAAAACTCAGATTATCTTTCCAATCAAACCCCTATCAGAAGTAGATGCATGGaatctttttaaaagaacaGCCGGTGATTGTATTCAGAATGGCGGTCCATTCCAAATAGCAAAAGATGTTTTAAAGGAATGTGGAGGTTTACCTGTTGCTATTGTTATCATTGGTAATGCCCTAGCAAACAAAAGCAAAGAGGAGTGGACTGCAGTGCTTCAACAACTTCGAAGGTCAGGCCTAGAAAATATTCCTGTATATTCAAAGGTCTATTCCAGCATTAAGTCGAGTTACGATTATTTAGAAAGTAAGGAAGCCAGGTCGTGCTTCTTACTATGTTGTTTATTCCCAGAAGATCATAATATTCCTATCGAGGATTTGGTCAGATATGGAGTGGGGCGAAACTTGTTTGCAAACATTGATACCATAGAAGAAGCAAGACGAGAAGTGCATCAAATGGTTCGGAATCTGAGAAGATCAAACCTATTGCTGGACGGAGAGGATGAAGAACATGTCAAAATGCATGTTGTTGTACGAGATGTTGCCATATCAATTGCATCTAAAGATGAACATTGTTTTCTGGTAAGATGCGATTATAAAATGGAGGAATGGCCACAAAATGAGAGATATGAACATTATGCTGCAATTTCGCTTGTATCTAAGGAATTGGAAAGGCATCTAGATGGGTTGGAGTGTCCCAAACTTGAGCTTTTGCACATGTCATTATCACTGGAACGTCCACAGACTTTCCCAACCAATCTATTTAGTGGGATGAAGGAACTTAAGATTTTGTCCTTGCACTGTATCTCCTCCCTGTCACTACCATTATCGATCCGAGTCCTTCAGAACCTTCGAGTGTTGAAACTGGAGAATTGTAGCTTAAAAGATGTGTCGGCAATTGAATCACTTCTGAAACTAAAAATCCTTAGCTTTCGTGGTTCTTATATCAAGGAGTTGCCGAgggaaatacaaaatttgagcTGGTTAAAGTTGCTAGATTTGTCGGAATGTTGGGATCTTCAGCGAATTCCACCAGGTGTTTTCTCTAGTTTATCTCGTCTGGAAGAGTTGTACATGGAACAAAGCTTTCCGTGTTGGGAATCTCCtgaagaaaatggaaacaaaatcaatgctgatttattttcttcacagcATATGATGGTTTTGGACATTTGTATACCTATCAGGCTCTTGCAGAAAGGCTTATACTTGAGAAACTTCAGAATATATGCAAGCGAGAGATTGGATAGACTTTTTGAATTATACATTAAATCAAGTATGCATTGGAAATCAAGGTATCTGTTTGAAAATACTCTGGCTCTCGAATGTAAAGCAAGTGATATTGCAAAGAGTCCAAGGATTCTTTTAATGTTGCAGAAAGCTGAAATTTTGTGCTTGATAGAAATACGCGACTTAAAAAACAATCTGTTTGAATTAGGCTTTCAATCTTTTCCACGCTTGAAGTTTCTAGAGGTTTCTAAATGTAATATGAGATATCTAATCGATGTCAAGTCGGATCAGACTCGTCCACATGCTGCCTTCCCTCTACTAGAGTCACTGGTGCTCAGGTGGACGGATAAACTAGTGAAGATATGCCATGATAGGGATGTGCTTGGCAACTTAAGGTATCTTAATCTATATGGATGCACCTCATTGAAAAATGCCTTTCCTTTGTCCATAGCAAGAGATTTGATTCAACTCCAAAGGTTGATAATAGAGCATTGTTATGCTATGGAAGAGATCTTCTCtggggaagaaaaagataagaaagAAGTACCGAAAATGATAGTGTTTCCGAAGTTGTACCATGTGGAGCTGAATTTTCTAACAAGCCTAATCGCTTTTTGTAAAGGCAACGATCCAGTATCTGAGGTTCTCGAATCTAGCAATGTTGATGCGCAAAAACCATCCTCGAATCAAGAG ATAGAAAACATTCTTGaagttggagaagaagaagatgcagtAGAGATCATCGTGTTCCCCAAATTTTGGTCCTTCAAATGGCCATCCATGCATGAAATCTATCTGTACGAATGTCCCAACTTGATAACATTTGGTCCAGAAATTGGAAGCACAGCAAAGCCAAAGAAGATAAACGTGGGATTAGATTCGAAACGCCAGGATCACACTGGTACGACCTCCTCTGTAAAGAATGCCCCTGGTTTTCTAGATAGATGCCTTGACTGTGTCCTGTGTCGCAAGAAACTCCAAGGAAGCTCTTCCTTGGGAGGGAATGAACCCGAATTTCAAGGGCAAATACTGCACCCTCCAGTTAACAAAGAG GTGGACCCAAATGGGAATGATAGAGACATTCAAACAGAGATACGGTCTCTTATTCCATCAAGTTTGATTAATAGTATGCAAAATCTACAACTGCTTGAAGCTGTGAAATGTAATTCATTGGAAGCGATATTTGAGCTTGAAGGACTAAATCTTGAGAAAAGTTCTGCCTTCATTGCATGCAATAATTTGAGAGAACTGAAGTTACGGACTTTACCAAAGCTGAAGCATATATGGAAGGATGGTCCACAAGAAATTACAGGCTTCCACGAGTTGAGACTGCTAGTAGTAAGTGAATGTCATAATTTGAAATACTTGTTCTCACCATCCATTGCAAAACTTCTTGTGGAATTGGAAGAAATAGAAGTTCAGGAATGCAACGAAATGGAAGCAATTCTAGCAAAAgcaagagaaaatgagaaaagcGAGGTGACATTTCCCAACGTGCATACCCTCTCACTTGTCCGTTTACGAAAACTCGAGTGCTTTTGTGTTGAAGCTAATGCTTTTAAGTGGCCATCCCTAACAAAAGTAAAAGTAGTTGGATGTGATAAGTTAAAGATGTTTGTTCCAAGAAAAGTGGAAACGCCACCTGAGTTAGTGAGAGTAAATACTGATCTCAGAGAGTTGAAGTTTCAATACATGGTTGGAGACCTTAATGACGCCATCCGAGAAATGATGATCAAATGCGAG GGAAGATCGTTACAAAGTCGACCTGCTGATTGGGTAACAATTGTCACTTTTTGTCACTTGCAAGGCATTCAATCATGA